The following proteins are co-located in the Heliorestis convoluta genome:
- a CDS encoding NAD-dependent epimerase/dehydratase family protein — MKKILITGENSYIGTSFKKWVSQYPDMYSADSISLRDDSWKDKSFVGYDVVFHTSAIVHVKENDVKKYFKVNRDLTIDVANKAKKEGIKQFIFLSTMGVYGTETGYITKDTLPNPKTSYAKSKYEAEKMLRKIDSNDFNVAILRPPIVYGNSCPGNYGRLANLALRLPVFPHVNNERSMIYIDNLTEFLRILIDHRVNGLFFPQNKDFVNTTELVRLIAKANGKDLKVTNMLNWAVSMGLKQSETFRKVFGSFVYDKEMTGGPGTLMKGNRIHYEKVAFEDSIMATEKNVGD, encoded by the coding sequence ATGAAAAAGATACTCATTACTGGAGAAAACAGTTACATAGGTACATCATTTAAGAAGTGGGTTTCACAGTATCCTGATATGTACTCTGCTGATTCGATCAGTTTGAGGGATGATAGTTGGAAAGATAAATCTTTTGTAGGTTATGATGTTGTGTTTCACACATCTGCCATCGTTCATGTCAAAGAAAATGACGTCAAAAAATACTTTAAGGTTAACAGAGACTTGACTATAGATGTTGCTAATAAAGCAAAAAAAGAAGGAATTAAGCAATTTATTTTCTTAAGTACGATGGGGGTCTATGGTACAGAGACAGGTTATATTACGAAAGATACTCTCCCTAATCCTAAAACCTCATATGCTAAATCTAAATATGAAGCAGAAAAAATGTTAAGAAAGATAGATTCTAATGATTTTAATGTAGCAATCTTACGTCCCCCTATTGTTTATGGAAATAGTTGTCCAGGAAACTATGGTAGGCTAGCAAACTTGGCTTTAAGACTACCGGTTTTTCCACATGTGAATAATGAACGAAGTATGATTTACATTGACAATTTAACTGAGTTCCTCCGCATTCTAATTGACCATAGGGTAAATGGTTTATTTTTCCCGCAGAATAAAGACTTTGTAAATACGACTGAGTTAGTGAGGCTTATTGCAAAAGCAAATGGTAAGGACTTAAAAGTAACAAATATGTTAAACTGGGCTGTTTCTATGGGCCTTAAACAGTCAGAGACATTTAGGAAAGTCTTTGGCTCTTTTGTTTATGATAAAGAAATGACTGGTGGTCCAGGAACTTTAATGAAGGGTAACAGGATACATTATGAGAAAGTAGCATTTGAAGATTCAATAATGGCAACAGAAAAGAATGTCGGTGATTAA
- a CDS encoding PIG-L deacetylase family protein, which produces MSYLIVVAHPDDEVLGAGATMYKLAQEGHSVNVCILSGEVQARNNRPSTDELYEDVNSSMNILGVNKIIKGDFPNIEFNTVPHLKLVQFIEKAIIETKAEVILTHHPADLNNDHLHTSIACQAAVRLFQRRTDIKPLKELLFMEVPSATEWGLDKAMNQFTPNTYIEVGEIGVDKKIEALAQYRGVMRDYPHPRSNEALRGLAAFRGGQSGMVYAEAFESVFRRGF; this is translated from the coding sequence ATGTCATATTTAATAGTCGTTGCACATCCTGATGACGAAGTTCTAGGTGCAGGCGCTACAATGTATAAGCTTGCTCAGGAAGGCCACTCAGTGAATGTATGTATCTTATCTGGCGAAGTTCAAGCCAGAAATAACCGTCCCAGTACTGACGAGCTTTACGAAGATGTAAACAGCTCTATGAATATCTTGGGAGTTAATAAAATCATAAAAGGCGACTTCCCTAACATTGAGTTTAACACGGTACCTCACTTAAAGCTTGTTCAATTTATTGAAAAAGCGATTATAGAAACCAAAGCAGAAGTTATTCTTACTCACCACCCTGCAGATTTGAACAATGACCATTTACATACATCAATTGCGTGCCAAGCTGCCGTGAGGTTGTTCCAGAGAAGAACAGATATAAAACCGTTGAAAGAACTGCTCTTCATGGAAGTACCTTCTGCTACGGAATGGGGACTTGATAAAGCCATGAACCAGTTCACGCCAAATACTTATATCGAAGTCGGAGAGATTGGCGTAGATAAAAAAATAGAGGCTCTAGCACAATATCGTGGTGTTATGAGAGATTATCCTCACCCTAGAAGTAATGAAGCCCTTAGAGGACTGGCTGCTTTTCGTGGTGGACAATCTGGAATGGTCTATGCCGAAGCCTTCGAAAGTGTATTTAGACGTGGTTTCTAG
- a CDS encoding sugar transferase yields MEVKGFQKNIKRLIDIVVSLIVLILLLPIWIVVAILIKVTSPGPVFFLQDRPGLNKKIFKVYKFRTMRPGSEKMIKGQEVMMDDDRITPVGKLLRRTKLDEIPQVLNVLKGEMSLVGPRPERIASLDDYTDEVSKRLNMLPGMTGLAQVSGNIYLSLDDRYKFDVYYVDNFSLWLDIKIIFRTVGVMLFGEDRYVNKCLVDMNLGSLEAATTKEETISK; encoded by the coding sequence ATGGAGGTTAAAGGGTTTCAAAAAAACATTAAACGTTTGATAGACATTGTTGTTTCTTTAATTGTATTGATTCTATTACTACCGATATGGATTGTTGTAGCAATTCTAATCAAAGTTACTTCGCCAGGTCCAGTATTTTTCTTGCAAGATCGGCCGGGGTTAAATAAAAAAATCTTTAAGGTTTATAAATTTCGAACAATGCGACCTGGATCAGAGAAGATGATAAAGGGTCAAGAGGTCATGATGGACGATGACCGAATCACACCAGTTGGTAAGCTTCTCAGAAGAACAAAATTAGATGAAATTCCGCAAGTCTTAAATGTACTGAAAGGCGAAATGAGCCTGGTAGGTCCAAGGCCTGAGCGGATTGCATCTCTTGATGATTATACTGATGAAGTATCCAAACGACTTAATATGCTCCCAGGAATGACTGGATTAGCACAAGTTAGCGGAAACATTTATCTTTCGTTAGATGATAGATATAAGTTTGATGTTTATTATGTAGACAATTTTAGCTTGTGGCTAGATATAAAGATTATTTTTAGAACCGTTGGCGTTATGTTGTTTGGTGAAGACCGATATGTAAATAAATGCTTAGTTGATATGAACTTGGGGTCTTTAGAGGCAGCTACTACGAAAGAGGAGACCATTTCAAAATGA
- a CDS encoding formyltransferase family protein — protein sequence MKKKVAFATCVQLGLSCIEEIYRIGGNLDLLITLKDEKAKDKSGRIYLDDIATQHQVPLLKIDNINDQEVLNTLKEHQIDWLFIIGWSQIARKEVLEAPTYGCIGMHPTLLPIGRGRAAIPWAIIKGLEKTGVTMFKLDEGVDTGEIIGQGVIILDKNTTATKLYQKVNAMHITLISKYWNDIINNNITLMKQNEDDATEWPGRKPEDGEILSSMTMDEADKLVRAVTHPYPGAFFKVNDKTMRIWSATTYKDEGEIKLRDGYLVPIDYEIEGE from the coding sequence ATGAAGAAAAAAGTAGCCTTTGCAACTTGTGTACAATTAGGATTAAGTTGCATTGAAGAAATTTATCGTATCGGTGGCAACCTAGACTTGCTTATAACGCTAAAAGATGAAAAAGCGAAAGATAAGTCAGGGAGAATATATCTAGATGACATCGCTACACAACATCAAGTCCCACTCTTGAAAATAGATAATATCAACGACCAAGAAGTTCTTAATACTTTAAAAGAACATCAAATAGATTGGCTCTTTATCATAGGTTGGTCTCAAATTGCTAGAAAAGAAGTGCTTGAAGCACCTACCTATGGATGTATCGGTATGCATCCTACTTTATTACCGATAGGAAGAGGAAGAGCAGCTATCCCTTGGGCCATCATTAAAGGATTAGAAAAGACCGGTGTCACCATGTTCAAGCTAGACGAAGGTGTTGATACTGGAGAAATCATAGGTCAAGGCGTAATTATTCTTGATAAGAACACAACAGCAACGAAGCTGTATCAAAAAGTAAATGCTATGCATATCACACTGATATCAAAATATTGGAATGATATTATCAATAACAACATCACATTGATGAAACAAAACGAAGATGATGCCACCGAATGGCCAGGAAGAAAGCCAGAAGATGGCGAGATACTAAGCAGCATGACTATGGATGAAGCTGATAAATTAGTTAGAGCTGTCACGCATCCATATCCGGGTGCTTTTTTTAAAGTTAATGATAAAACGATGAGAATATGGTCAGCAACCACATATAAAGACGAAGGTGAAATAAAACTTCGCGATGGCTATCTAGTTCCGATTGATTATGAAATAGAGGGAGAGTAA